One window of the Cognatishimia sp. WU-CL00825 genome contains the following:
- a CDS encoding CoA transferase codes for MQKPEDEKLEGGPLSGITVLDFSRVLAGPYCTMVLADLGARVIKVEKFGTGDDTRAFPPFIDAESAYFMCFNRGKESIVLDVKSPRDRELLERLLDTSDVLVENFRPGVMDRLGYGAERLAKTHPHLIYASISGFGHSGPMTDLPGYDMVVQAMGGVMSLTGWPGTRPARVGTSFGDLGAALFGVIGILSALYKRTKNAQGERVDIGMLDCQAALMETALARYDVEGKVPTRTGDCHPSLAPFETFQAEDERFVIAAGNDQLFLLMADALNAPELALAADFSTNDLRVRNRSKMVTAIEAVTSKKPVAHWLDALNEAGVPCGPINTIDRILDHPQLLSRNMIVQVEGQGKKPFRTAGNPIKLEAYKDIDPSRPQAAPGLNQHREAILAEKMADFEAYDQNGSAHAKHTDEAPSQGTNWTELGLKS; via the coding sequence ATGCAAAAACCTGAAGACGAAAAGCTAGAGGGCGGCCCTCTTTCCGGCATCACCGTGCTTGATTTCTCACGCGTGCTGGCAGGGCCCTACTGCACGATGGTTCTGGCGGATCTGGGCGCGCGGGTCATCAAGGTCGAAAAATTCGGGACAGGCGACGATACCCGCGCCTTTCCCCCCTTTATTGATGCAGAAAGCGCGTATTTCATGTGCTTTAACCGTGGCAAGGAAAGCATCGTTCTGGATGTCAAATCTCCACGAGATCGTGAACTGCTCGAGCGGTTGCTAGACACATCCGACGTTTTGGTCGAAAATTTTCGGCCCGGTGTCATGGATCGGTTGGGTTATGGAGCAGAACGCCTGGCGAAGACACATCCCCATTTGATCTATGCTTCGATTTCTGGCTTTGGTCACTCCGGCCCGATGACCGATTTGCCCGGATACGACATGGTGGTTCAGGCCATGGGCGGCGTCATGAGCTTAACTGGCTGGCCGGGCACACGCCCCGCGCGTGTCGGCACAAGCTTTGGTGATCTTGGGGCGGCCCTGTTTGGTGTTATCGGCATCTTGTCAGCGCTTTATAAACGCACCAAAAATGCGCAGGGCGAGCGTGTCGACATTGGCATGCTGGACTGTCAGGCCGCGCTGATGGAAACGGCACTTGCACGCTATGATGTCGAAGGCAAGGTGCCCACCCGTACCGGAGATTGCCACCCGTCGTTGGCACCGTTTGAAACCTTTCAGGCCGAGGACGAACGCTTTGTCATTGCCGCCGGGAATGACCAATTATTTCTGCTGATGGCCGACGCCCTTAACGCACCGGAACTGGCGCTGGCTGCGGATTTTTCGACCAACGATTTGCGCGTGCGCAATCGATCCAAAATGGTCACTGCAATCGAGGCCGTGACATCGAAGAAACCGGTGGCCCATTGGCTCGACGCTTTGAACGAGGCCGGGGTTCCATGCGGCCCAATTAATACGATTGATCGGATTCTGGATCATCCGCAACTTTTGTCCCGCAACATGATCGTGCAGGTCGAAGGTCAGGGCAAAAAGCCGTTCCGGACTGCGGGAAACCCGATCAAGTTGGAGGCCTACAAAGACATTGACCCTAGTCGCCCCCAGGCGGCTCCGGGGTTGAACCAGCACCGCGAGGCTATTCTGGCCGAGAAAATGGCAGACTTTGAAGCCTATGATCAAAATGGCTCGGCCCATGCCAAACACACTGATGAAGCGCCCTCACAAGGCACAAACTGGACCGAGTTAGGTCTGAAAAGCTGA
- a CDS encoding CoA-acylating methylmalonate-semialdehyde dehydrogenase, whose amino-acid sequence MTTTEIGHFINGEAFAGTRKNTQDVFNPATGTLTGKVDLASASEVDKAVSAAKAAFPAWSDMPPIRRARLMNNFLNLLNKNKDKLAHSITQEHGKVFTDARGEVERGIDIVEFACGMPQLLKGDFTDQVSTGIDNWTMRQPLGVVAGVTPFNFPVMVPMWMFPVAIAAGNTFVLKPSPTDPTPSLIYAELMKEAGFPDGVFNVVQGDKIAVDAILEHPDVQAVSFVGSTPIANYIYETGARHGKRVQALGGAKNHMLVMPDADLEKAVDALMGAAFGSAGERCMAISVATLVGDVADKIVPMLKDRLANLKVKNGVEMDAEMGPIVTHAAHERITGYIAKGVEEGADLVVDGRGFAPEGLEDGYWMGGTLFDNVTSDMTIYKEEIFGPVLACVRVKDFAEGVQLINDHEFGNGVSLFTRDGNAAREFGRKIQVGMVGINVPLPVPMAWHGFGGWKKSLFGDMHAYGEEGVRFYTKQKSLMQRWPESISKGAEFAMPVAK is encoded by the coding sequence ATGACAACCACAGAAATAGGCCATTTCATCAACGGCGAGGCCTTCGCTGGTACGCGCAAAAACACGCAGGACGTATTCAACCCTGCAACGGGTACACTGACTGGCAAGGTCGATCTGGCATCTGCTTCGGAGGTGGACAAAGCCGTCTCTGCTGCCAAGGCCGCGTTTCCTGCCTGGTCAGACATGCCTCCGATCCGGCGCGCCCGGTTAATGAACAATTTCTTGAATTTATTAAACAAAAACAAAGATAAGCTGGCTCATTCAATTACGCAAGAGCATGGCAAAGTCTTCACCGATGCACGTGGTGAAGTTGAGCGCGGCATTGATATTGTCGAATTTGCCTGTGGAATGCCCCAGTTGTTGAAAGGTGACTTTACCGATCAAGTTTCTACTGGCATCGACAATTGGACCATGCGCCAACCTCTGGGTGTTGTCGCCGGTGTGACCCCGTTCAACTTTCCAGTCATGGTGCCAATGTGGATGTTCCCCGTCGCGATTGCGGCAGGAAACACCTTTGTCCTCAAGCCCTCACCGACGGATCCAACCCCCTCTTTAATATATGCGGAACTAATGAAAGAGGCCGGGTTCCCGGATGGCGTGTTCAATGTCGTTCAGGGGGATAAGATTGCGGTGGATGCGATTCTGGAGCATCCCGATGTGCAGGCAGTGTCCTTTGTCGGTTCTACCCCGATTGCTAATTATATTTACGAAACCGGCGCACGCCATGGCAAGCGGGTACAGGCATTGGGCGGTGCCAAAAACCATATGCTGGTCATGCCAGATGCTGATCTTGAAAAGGCCGTTGATGCTTTGATGGGCGCGGCCTTTGGGTCTGCGGGCGAACGCTGTATGGCGATTTCCGTGGCGACACTGGTCGGCGACGTGGCCGACAAAATCGTTCCGATGCTCAAGGACCGTCTGGCCAATCTCAAGGTCAAGAACGGTGTCGAAATGGATGCCGAAATGGGTCCGATTGTCACCCATGCAGCCCATGAACGCATCACAGGCTATATCGCCAAGGGCGTAGAAGAAGGTGCGGACCTAGTTGTGGATGGTCGGGGTTTTGCACCCGAAGGCCTGGAAGATGGTTATTGGATGGGCGGCACGCTGTTTGACAATGTCACCTCTGACATGACGATCTACAAGGAAGAGATCTTTGGCCCCGTACTGGCCTGCGTCCGCGTCAAAGATTTTGCGGAAGGCGTGCAGCTGATCAACGATCACGAATTCGGCAATGGTGTCAGTTTGTTCACCCGCGACGGGAATGCGGCACGTGAATTTGGCCGCAAGATTCAGGTCGGCATGGTCGGAATCAATGTACCACTTCCAGTCCCTATGGCCTGGCACGGGTTTGGCGGCTGGAAGAAGAGCCTGTTTGGCGACATGCATGCCTATGGTGAAGAAGGCGTGCGCTTTTACACCAAGCAGAAATCCTTGATGCAACGTTGGCCGGAAAGCATTTCCAAGGGTGCGGAATTCGCCATGCCGGTGGCCAAGTGA
- a CDS encoding GMC family oxidoreductase N-terminal domain-containing protein: MTQGTEKFDYVIVGGGSAGCVLANRLSENPKNKVLLLEAGGKDNYIWIHIPVGYLYCMGNPRTDWGFQTNKQDGLNGRALNYPRGRVLGGCSSINGMIYMRGQAQDYSTWQQMGNTGWGWDDVLPYFKKSEDYYAGADDMHGAGGEWRVEEQRLTWEILDAYRDAAAEAGIAKVEDFNCGDNEGSAYFRVNQRRGWRWNTSKGFLRPAQKRPNLKVVTNAQAQRVLFEGKRAVGVEVELNGKAIQYRTQGEVILSAGAVGSPQLLELSGIGNPTHLRKHGIDVVHQNDSVGENLQDHLQLRAAFRVEGVKTLNQRAGSLLGKMGIGLEYILKRSGPMSMAPSQLGIFAKSGPEVETADLEFHVQPLSLEKFGDPLHPFPAFTASVVPLRPTSRGSIHISSGDPKAHPSIDPNYLNTETDKMVAVRAIRLAREIAGQDVMRKYNPSEIKPGAAYQSDEDLVKVAGDIGTTIFHPVGTCRMGPDAGAVVDPELCVKGVAGLRVVDASVMPTITSGNTNSPTIMIAEKAASYISQK; encoded by the coding sequence ATGACCCAAGGTACGGAAAAATTTGACTATGTTATCGTGGGTGGGGGTTCGGCCGGGTGTGTGTTGGCAAATCGCCTGTCGGAAAACCCGAAAAACAAAGTTCTGCTTTTGGAGGCTGGTGGGAAAGATAACTACATTTGGATCCACATCCCGGTTGGCTATCTATACTGCATGGGCAATCCAAGAACGGATTGGGGGTTCCAGACCAACAAGCAGGATGGATTGAATGGCCGGGCATTAAACTATCCGCGCGGGCGTGTCTTGGGGGGCTGTTCCTCGATCAACGGCATGATCTATATGCGCGGTCAAGCACAGGATTATAGCACCTGGCAACAAATGGGAAATACCGGCTGGGGTTGGGATGACGTTCTCCCGTATTTCAAAAAGTCGGAAGATTACTATGCAGGCGCGGATGATATGCACGGTGCCGGTGGCGAATGGCGGGTTGAAGAGCAACGTCTAACTTGGGAAATCCTTGATGCCTATCGCGACGCCGCTGCAGAAGCGGGCATTGCCAAGGTCGAGGATTTCAATTGTGGCGACAACGAAGGTTCTGCCTATTTCCGGGTCAACCAACGTCGCGGATGGCGTTGGAACACCTCTAAGGGGTTCCTTCGGCCAGCGCAAAAGCGGCCCAACCTTAAGGTCGTAACCAATGCACAGGCGCAGCGCGTGTTGTTTGAGGGCAAACGCGCAGTCGGGGTCGAGGTTGAACTCAATGGCAAAGCCATCCAGTACAGGACACAAGGCGAGGTAATCCTTTCGGCCGGTGCGGTCGGATCGCCACAGCTTTTGGAACTGTCAGGAATTGGCAACCCCACTCACCTTCGCAAACATGGCATAGATGTGGTGCACCAAAATGACTCGGTTGGCGAAAACCTGCAGGACCATTTGCAACTGCGGGCGGCGTTTCGTGTTGAGGGCGTCAAAACACTGAACCAGCGGGCTGGTTCATTATTGGGTAAAATGGGGATCGGGCTTGAATACATACTGAAACGCTCTGGCCCCATGTCTATGGCACCAAGTCAGCTTGGCATTTTCGCAAAATCCGGTCCCGAAGTGGAAACCGCAGATCTCGAATTTCATGTTCAGCCCTTGTCGCTGGAGAAATTTGGCGATCCGCTGCACCCCTTCCCCGCCTTCACTGCCAGCGTTGTGCCGCTTCGCCCGACCAGCCGCGGGTCGATCCACATTTCTTCTGGCGACCCCAAAGCTCATCCCTCCATTGATCCCAATTACCTGAACACCGAAACCGACAAGATGGTTGCGGTGCGTGCCATTCGTCTCGCGCGTGAAATTGCCGGCCAAGACGTCATGCGTAAATACAACCCGTCTGAAATCAAGCCCGGTGCCGCCTATCAGTCTGATGAGGATCTGGTCAAGGTTGCTGGCGATATTGGCACGACAATCTTTCACCCGGTCGGCACCTGCCGCATGGGGCCGGATGCCGGCGCGGTTGTTGATCCGGAATTGTGTGTCAAAGGGGTCGCAGGACTGCGTGTCGTCGATGCATCGGTGATGCCGACGATCACCTCAGGCAACACCAACTCCCCGACAATCATGATCGCAGAGAAGGCCGCGAGCTATATTTCACAGAAATAA
- a CDS encoding enoyl-CoA hydratase-related protein gives MATSKTKPKVASDAAPQAVQEKGSAAKLEREAFDEIIVERRDSVGLITLNRPKSLNALNLQLAAEVMQTLKDFDADNRIGAVVITGSPRAFAAGADIEEMAEKTLVELLGNDIFAEWDQMRFIKKPVIAAVSGFALGGGFELALMCDFIIATTDAQFGLPEIKLGILPGIGGSQRLTKSIGKSLAMDLILTGRTIGVEEAKCAGIVARVVPPEDLLQTALEAAHQIAGLNAPAVAMAKEAVNNAFETGLSAGVLHERRLFQAAFATEGQKEGMAAFIAKRAPVFRNR, from the coding sequence ATGGCAACAAGCAAAACAAAACCCAAAGTGGCGTCCGACGCTGCCCCCCAGGCTGTTCAGGAAAAAGGGAGCGCCGCAAAACTCGAACGGGAGGCCTTTGATGAAATCATCGTTGAACGCCGAGACAGTGTCGGCTTGATCACGTTGAACCGCCCCAAGAGCCTCAATGCTCTGAACCTGCAACTGGCTGCGGAGGTCATGCAAACGCTCAAAGACTTTGACGCAGATAACCGGATCGGCGCCGTGGTCATCACCGGCAGCCCGCGCGCCTTTGCCGCTGGTGCCGATATCGAAGAAATGGCAGAAAAGACACTGGTCGAATTGCTCGGAAATGACATTTTCGCCGAGTGGGATCAGATGCGGTTTATCAAGAAACCGGTGATTGCTGCCGTGAGCGGTTTTGCCCTGGGCGGCGGGTTCGAGTTGGCGTTGATGTGCGATTTCATTATCGCCACTACTGATGCACAATTTGGCTTGCCTGAAATCAAGCTGGGTATTTTGCCTGGTATCGGCGGGTCCCAGCGTTTGACAAAGTCAATTGGCAAGTCTCTGGCTATGGATTTGATCTTGACAGGGCGGACAATCGGTGTGGAGGAAGCCAAATGCGCTGGCATCGTCGCACGTGTGGTTCCGCCCGAAGATCTGTTGCAGACCGCATTGGAAGCAGCGCACCAGATCGCAGGTCTGAACGCCCCGGCGGTCGCCATGGCCAAAGAAGCCGTGAACAATGCTTTTGAAACAGGCCTATCTGCTGGCGTGTTGCACGAACGCCGTTTGTTTCAGGCCGCGTTTGCCACCGAGGGACAAAAAGAAGGCATGGCGGCTTTTATCGCCAAACGCGCACCCGTCTTTCGCAATCGCTGA
- a CDS encoding enoyl-CoA hydratase/isomerase family protein — protein sequence MSNIRVEKQGRVGLIGLDRPKAMNALNLDMIRDLDAALDRFQTDPDIHCVVLNSANERAFCAGGDMRRVRELVLEGQFEEAETFFREEYALIERIAGFAKPFVSLIDGICMGGGMGLSVHGTYRIATERAVFAMPETAIGFIPDVGGSYFLPRMPHQCGIWMGLTGASVRGFDAHGLGVSTHMTVAESLPQILDELCNSRRDLEDIFSDLCATLGYQPEVLMLAETTMCFDQPTLCSILDCLKQYQTKSQNRALEALKSASPRSLQETLTLLRNGQERTLSECLKQEYEAICLAIRHPDLAEGVRAVLVDKDHKPNWSS from the coding sequence ATGTCTAATATCCGCGTCGAAAAACAAGGTCGGGTTGGGCTAATCGGTCTGGACCGCCCCAAGGCCATGAACGCTCTGAATCTGGACATGATACGCGATCTTGATGCGGCTCTGGACCGGTTTCAAACGGACCCAGACATCCATTGTGTGGTGTTGAATTCGGCAAACGAGCGCGCCTTTTGCGCCGGTGGTGATATGCGCCGGGTGCGCGAATTGGTTCTGGAAGGACAGTTTGAAGAGGCCGAGACTTTTTTTCGCGAAGAATATGCGTTGATCGAAAGGATCGCAGGTTTTGCCAAGCCCTTTGTGTCTCTGATTGACGGTATCTGCATGGGCGGTGGTATGGGGCTTTCGGTGCACGGCACCTATCGCATCGCGACCGAACGTGCGGTGTTTGCCATGCCAGAAACTGCCATCGGCTTTATTCCTGATGTGGGGGGCAGCTATTTCTTGCCACGTATGCCCCATCAATGCGGTATCTGGATGGGATTGACGGGTGCATCGGTGCGGGGGTTCGATGCGCATGGCCTTGGGGTTTCGACGCATATGACAGTGGCAGAATCCTTGCCGCAAATTCTGGACGAGTTGTGCAACAGTAGGCGCGATTTGGAAGATATCTTTTCCGATCTGTGTGCCACATTGGGATACCAGCCCGAAGTGCTGATGCTGGCTGAAACCACCATGTGTTTTGATCAGCCAACGCTTTGTTCGATTTTGGATTGTCTGAAACAGTACCAAACCAAGTCACAAAACAGAGCCCTGGAAGCTCTCAAAAGCGCCTCACCTCGCAGCCTTCAAGAAACTTTGACACTGCTTCGAAACGGACAGGAACGAACGCTCTCAGAGTGCCTGAAACAGGAATACGAAGCCATATGCCTGGCGATCCGTCACCCCGACCTGGCCGAAGGTGTGCGTGCGGTGTTGGTCGACAAGGACCACAAGCCAAATTGGTCCTCCTGA